tacaagtttattttcattctgtttaatataaaagtttaaattctgcgctattttgattagtaatcccgattaggggattagggtttcataagtgttttgggtagcgtgcctaattatttagggcgttacaaatagCCCATAGGGTTGATACATCCTTAGCCATTAGGTACACACAAAtgctcaaaattaaaaaaaaaaaaggatcaCCAATGCCTGAAGGATTAATAAGTCCTTATATGATCAAAAGGGATTTCACAAGTAAAACAACTCGAAAAAGAAACCCACTCACTAAGAGAGAAATCATGAAAGAGTTCTCAACAGAAAAGAAGTTTCGTAAGGGAGCAACCACATGATAAAAAAAAGGTTGAGCGTTTCCCAAGGGGCCTAAAGTTCCCATACATCCAATGAGTTACTAAGAAGAGGTTGAGACTGCTCTAAGAGTCAATACTCCCTCTAGGAAAGGTTACACGAGAGAAGAGGTTGAGAAAGCTCAAGTGACAAAATATTCcctcaaataaaataataactcaTAAAAAGGGTCGAGATGGCTCCTAGAGCCAACTCTACCCCATAGAGGGTCATTAATAAAAGACCCCAAGGTAAAAATGCCTAAAGAGGCAACCATGGGACCAAACGATGGGAGCGAAGCTCACCAAACTTAGTCTACAAGGATACATGAAAGAATTCTCGTAGACTAGGGGACAAGTGTTGACCCCCAATATTTGCAAAgtgtaaattttgtaattattaGTCCAAATGAAAATTAATGCCTTAAAAGTAATAACTCTAAAATTTGGGATGCAATAAGTGTGGGTCATCTAATTATAATACGGGGGTAAAATATCTTGACAACTAAGATAGGTCCCAAGAGGTAACCACTCTCCTTGGGGAGAGTAGATGGCCCAAGGAGTAGATGGCGCCAACCACTCTCCTTGGGAAGAGTAGATGGCGCCAACCACTCTCCTTGGGAAGAGTAGATGGCGCCAACCACTCTCTTTGGGAAGAGTAAATTGCACCAAACATCTCTTCTATTTCTCTCCCCTTGGCGCCTCCAACCCCCTTGACACCACCATACTTTCTTCTTTTctcctcttctctttctctctcattgGTGGTTCCAACTCCTGTGGTGCCACCAACCACTTTCATCTattctcttctctttctctctctcctcGACGCCTCCAACCCCCTTGGCGCCACCAACCACTTTcctctcttctcttctttttctctcttcttGGCGCCTCTAACCCCCTTAGTTCCACTGTTATTTGCATTTTCACAAGCATGACACGTGGAAATTAATCAGGAAAAGGAATCATTAAGCCGCCTAAGGGCCTTGCTCCACGCTCCAGGAGGATAAAGGCCCCAACCTCGTGAAATTGACCTTCGACGGAGAAGTCTTCCCGAATACAGGCCACGAAAGACATGTCCACGAGCTAGCGACTCTCTTCCTTCTAGAAGATAGGACCCTTTGCTCCTACAAAGAATAGGGACTTTCCACTAAGATGCACTAGTTTGGGGTACGCCTTTGACCCGTGAAAACTCATCCCACGCATGTCAGGCTACGGACCCAATGGTGGGGCTGTTACATGTATGATGTCAGAGGTTGTCGCTCACGCCATGCTACCATGCAAAGCACGCGTGTCCTTATGTACTGTGCCAAACAATCCAACGGCTAGGAATAAGGGTAATTCAAATAAGAACAACCCTGGAATGACACACATCCAAAGCACCACTAGTATAGCCAGTACAATCTAACATCGGTAAAGATCACATGAAAAATATGCCACCTACCAATCTAACGGTGGGGGTTCATTCCTATGAAGATCCATCCAAGGTGGTCCATACAAAGGGATCggcctataaatacccctgAAGACACACAAGGCAGGGGACTTCTTTTTTCCTCCTTTTGGCTCTTCGCATGGAATTTGAAGACTAATTCTTTGAAAAACACATTACTATAACTCCATTATTAACTTCAAAATATTCCTACTGAGCTTCCTCTTCTTCAAGAGGAACACAGTAAAGAGGAGTAACAGgtcattatttttgtatttgtataaacaaTCACCGTCCAAAGAACCTAATAAAATAGACCTGTGGCGCCACCAACTACTTtcctctcttctcttctctctttccctctccttGGCGCCATCTACCCTAttcccttttctttttttatttttactattttctcTCTCCTTGGCGCCAAGGAGATCTTTGGTGCCAAGAAGGCTTGAATCCCCTTCTCTTCCTTTATTTTCCAATGCAATAAGATAACAAAATACAAGTCTCATGTCATGAAGGGGATGGACTAGGTACCAAGCAGTAAAGAAGCAAGGAGCACTAAAAGGATCAACAAATATCCTTATGAGCGTGCTGTGTACCCACCTGACCTCTGCACCCAACAAGTAGTAGTGACGAAGTAATTGTACACAAGAACCAACTGCTGGGACCATCAAGTACCCCGACAATTACACCTTTGCAATCACAACTCTAACATCTGAGGGTTAGGAGGTGTATCATGTGCTGACCATCATCAATTTGTAACACAAGTTCAGTAGAGTCTCATTATTAATACCCTTCTCTTCCATTGAAGTGGGAGTTGAAAAATCAGTGTAATACGAAGACTTCTTTTGCTGCATTGTTGTTCTAATCTTCAAgctttttaagttatattactCTTTAATTTgatatcttaattttgattttctcacttttattttattagcgAGAATTAGCCGTTAACAATACTATTTAgatatattcttaaaataactAAGTTAATACTAATTGATTATCTAATAGAAACCATacaaatattaaaacaaaactCATATTTTGGtgtggcattatttttatttatttatttatttttgtataaatttcCTTAATAGAACcgtaaataaatgattaaatatttaagtattatatatttatgcatggaaaacaaaaaataaaataaaaattatataactatAACTCACGTCATAGGTATTTCCATTTTGAAGAATAAAATCCCATGTAATTGATACGTTACCATAGGGATCTAGAGGATCATACCCATCTGTAATATATTCATATTTTGCaaataaattaaagtattaATATATTGATCAAATATAAACAAATGTATAGTTCATCATGAtagtaagaaacaattataTATACTTACAAGAAGGTGAGCTGATGAGAGAGAACAAGATGAAAATCAAGATTACTGCCACGCCCATtggatttttataaataattataataaataatatatctcACTTGTTACATATACCCAACTTTCTACGATTTTCTTTCACCTTGTttggaagaaaagaaaagaaaaaatatgcaCTATTGGTTTCTGTTTAAGTAAATGTGACAAAGAGCCAGAAGAGAGATCAAGATTTGGGAAAATGAGACtgagaaaaattagattttcACTTGAAATGTAGTTATATAGTGTTAATATAAGGGAAAAATCAGATTAGAATAATTATATACAGTTAACTAAGGTATGTGGTATATACGATGCtaaacattaattaaatatttttaaattgtaataattttattcaTGAATTAGTGTACAGTGAGATCCGTCTCATTTGGCTTTCATTATGGGAATTAGTTGgctttgtttttgtattttttttagacaGAATTTGTTtttatatcttaattttatttacttttatatattatttgaaatattCTTCAGCTAATTAATGTATTATTGTGTCATATCTTTATTATAGTTTCATAGTGTCCAGGTGGTGTAAGTCCTTTGATTTTTCAATGAAGCtcttattaacaaaaaaaaaaataaaaataggctCCTTGTTTATCTCTGTTCTTAATATATTTGATTTtctgaaaataaagtttaatatttaatttaattttctgaaaaagaaaaaaaaaagttattttttttttaaaaaaaattaaatatagccttttgaatttatttattaattttttttatataaattttaatcacCTAACATTAATTCAATTACGTCTAGCTTTTGAAAGAATAttctcctatatatatatatatatatatatatataaaaaaaaaaagcattaaATTTTTAGCGGAATTTTCTTTTGGGatatttgcggcaaaagtccccaaatAGTTCACGTTGTTACAGATTAATCCCCAAGCTCGATaaatagcggcaatagtcctcAAGGTCGCACCCTTTGTAAGTCCGTTAGTCCTAAATTTAACTGCTCCGTTAATTCATTCAAGAGTGCCACGTGTTGAAGCCTTATTggtccaaataataattttaattaaaaataattaaaataaaataaaaatattttaaaattataatttattttattttatttgtttttttttctttttttcttttttcttcttattcttcttcgtcttcttcctcTAGCCGCACTCCGACCCCCTCCCCACTCGTCTTTTTCTTTCAGCCCCTTCTGTCCTCTCCAACCGCTACGGTACCTTGCCTTCTGAAGAGGCCTCATCCGCCGCCCGCCACATCGAAGAGGAGGCCTTCTCCACCGCATGCCTAGCTCGTCGCTTCCGAGGATGATGGCATTCAGATTCTTCAGGTCTACTCTAAGGAGGTCAGTAAACGAATGCTAGATGTTGTCAAGGCTAGGGCCGCCGCCTCCTCTGGTTCAGCCCCCACAGATGGTGCTTCGCACCCGGAAACTGAGAGTGTTGTTGATTCAAATGTTGAGAATGAAGAGGCATCTTCTTGATCTGTCCTTTTTAGGGATTCTTAGCTTTTATATTACAATCGAATGGTGATACATTTAGGATTTCTGCTTTGTTTAGAACTTCTGTGCCGAGATCTATCTTGTACTCGCATATGGATTTCTGATTATGCCTATATGAGGAAACTTTTTATTTTAGGGTTTTTGTTCATTTTCATTTATTGGCGCTACAATTGTTCTTTATCGATTTTATGGGTATAGAATTTGAGGTGAAATTTTGGGCTTTGCAGTCTTATGTGCATTGTTGATCTGGAGCTATGGGCAGAGTGTGGCTGAAAGAAAATGACGAGTGGGGAGGGGGTCGGAGTGCGGCTAgaggaagaagacgaagaagaataagaagaaaaaaaaagaaaaaaaaaacaaataaaataaaataaattataattttaaaatatttttattttattttaattatttttaattaaaattattatttggaccAATAAGGCTTCAACACGTGGCACTCTTGAATGAATTAACGGAGCAGTTAAATTTAGGACTAACGGACTTACAAAGGGTGCGACCTTgaggactattgccgctatttATCGAGCTTGGGGATTAATCTGTAACAACGTGAACTatttggggacttttgccgcaaatatCCCTTTTCTTTTTATAGGTGACACCTTCTAATACTTAAAAAGCAGGTGGCATCCTAGTAAGAAGCCACGTGGAATTCTGAAGAAGCTACTATAGTATCGTGCACTACATACAGACAAGTCCAAAATAAGAGTACGAAAATTGAACGAGAAGAAGAGTCTATCAACAAAAAATCAACTCCACTGTTGTGTTTTGTAGGTTTGGTTCGGGTTATAGTTTATTTTTACCAAtctatatatttaattgtaatttgtccagtgagaaaataaaaaaactgtAATCCTCTAATGATTTTTGTCGGTCGAATTAGCCCATTTAAATagaatctttattttttattttttttaattattattagtttttagtgttcaaataattgatttaaaaaaataaatacatggtatatgatttttaaaattaaaatatttataatttaaattaatgttaaaaaataaatatgaattgaataaacatttaattattaaataatatttctcaaaaaatagaataaaaaaatatactcatatgtaaactttaaattttaactttaatatttaaatacaatcaaaattatcaattataaattctaaattttaaaataaacacTATAAAATACAAACTGTAAAATAGTTTAGCTATTAAacgtaatttatataatatattttaaataattttagtaaaaaatatgtaaatcagTTTATTTACGTTATTTGAATGGATTAGAATAATATTTAACCCGcttaatatatttatagtaCAGTTTAAATTTTTCGTAAAGTTATTCGAGTTTAGACGGTTCATTCGAATTTGgctgtttattaatttttttttgaagagcCCTACTGTTTTGCATTTCTTTTCTTCGAGAAGAGCGTGTGATACACATCCAAACGCAGGCGCGTAGATCCCCTGGGACTCCAAAGTCAGCCGCCAGAAGAGAGTAAGAGAAAGCTTTGACCAAAGCCATCGCCACTCCAACAACCTTTCTCGTTATCTCCCTgcattcttccacttcttcaacgctttctctctctaaattcAGAATTCAGTACACCAAAATCACAAaaacaacaatggagatcgCCTTAGGGTTCGCCTTTCTCTCACTCATATCCCTCTCTACGTGGGGCGCGGCTGCTCCGGCGCCGGCGGGAAATTCCACAGCATGCCCGATTGATCTGAATTACTTGTCCCGAATCGGTTGGAACACGACGAGTTGCCGGAATTTCAAACCTCCGGCGAAACCGAAAAACCAATCAGCTGATCACCCCAAAACTCCGTGTTGCCAAACCTTACTATCCCTCTTCGGCATCGGTCTGGCCCAACACCTCAAGGAGACTTCCCAATTCCAGCTCCCCAATGTCCAGACCTCCGCTTCTTGCCTCGAAGATTTTCAGTCCAAGCTCTCGTCGTTTTCCAACTCCAATGGTCTTTCCCTGTCGAACGACGCCGTTTCGTACTGCTTTAACCCTGTCCAGTTCGTGATCGCTCCAAATCTATGCGCCCGTATTCAGTCCTCAGACGACTGGGTCCGTCATCTCGGACACACCTCGGTGCTCGACACGGCGTGCCGCCCGGACCTGACAGATCTCACCAGCTGCGATGGTTGTGTAGCTGCCGGTTTCAAAGTCCAGGCGGAGTTGACCTCTCGTGACGGTAACACTTCTCACGCTAATGACTGTTGGTACTTTGCTATACTGTATGCTGCCGGCATAGTTAACGAGTTTGGGCCGGAAAGTAAAGGTGCCGTTTCCTGTATCTTTGGGTTGTCAGTGGATTCACATGTGGGTTCTGGGAATAAGAGCCGTACGCCTCTTGTTTTTGGGTTAACTGGTGCTGGGGTTGCTATTTTAGTCATGTTTAGCTTGTTGGGTCTGTATTTTTGGTATGATAAGAGATGGAGGAGTAAAAGTTTGGAAGGAGGGACTGGTTTGGAAGGTGGGTTTGATTTGGATGAGCCGGGGTCGAGGCCTCGAGTGAGACCCAATACTGGTGCAATTTGGTTTAAGATTGAGGAGCTTGAGAAGGCGACTAACAACTTCTCGCAGAAGAATTTCATAGGAAGAGGtgggtttggtttggtttacAGAGGGGTTTTATCTGATGGAACTTCTGTTGCGGTGAAGAGAATTATCGAGTCTGATTTTCAAGGGAATGCTGAGTTTTGCAATGAGGTTGATATCATTAGCAATTTGAAACACCGAAACCTTGTGCCTCTTAGAGGGTGTTGTGTGGTTGATGGGGGTGAGAATGAGAATTATAATGAGAGTGAAAGCCAAAGGTATCTTGTTTACGAGTTCATGCCAAATGGGAATCTGGATGATCATTTATTTCTTCAATCAGATATCCATGGTGGAGTTGAGAGACCACGATTGACATGGCCTCAGAGGAAGAGCATAATTTTAGATGTGGCTAAAGGGTTAGCTTATTTGCATTATGGAGTGAAGCCTGCAATATATCATAGAGATATTAAGGCCACCAATATATTACTTGATGTTGATATGAGAGCAAGAGTGGCAGATTTTGGACTTGCAAAGCAGAGCAGGGAAGGACAGTCACATATGACAACCAGAGTGGCAGGGACTCATGGCTACTTAGCTCCTGAGTATGCTCTTTATGGACAGCTAACTGAGAAGAGCGATGTTTATAGCTTTGGGGTTGTTGTTTTGGAGATTATGTGTGGGAGGAAAGCTCTTGATTTGTCTTCTTCAGGATCACCGCGAGCTTTTTTGATCACCGATTGGGTGTGGTCATTAGTAAAAGCTGGAAAAGTAGAAAAGGCTCTGGATGCTTCATTGTTAAAAAATGAGGATTCTGTAAATTCAAATCCTAAGAGCATTATGGAGAGATTTGTACTGGTTGGCATTTTGTGTGCTCATGTGATGGTGGCATTAAGGCCTACCATTATGGATGCACTGAAAATGTTGGAAGGAGATATCGAAGTTCCTCAACTTCCAGACAGACCAATGCCACTCGGGCATCCTTCGTTCTATGGCAACGGTAACACTTTCAGCATATCCCCCTCATTAAGCGGGCCACAATTACATTCGGGAGACATGCTCAGGTAATCAAAGTCGAAAATCCTTTTGACTTCACACATGCTCGTCAGCAAGAAGCAATTTTCATAAAAGGCCCTTCACGAGTTGATTCAAGGCTTGTGATTAGAGAACACTTAAACTCAGACAACAACTCATTATTTGCCTACAACCATTGTAAGGGCATTCAGTGTAGTATACAGTTGCAACTGCATAATTTCCTGTTTTTACCTGTACAAAATGGGGTCGAGGATTGGagttttatatagaaaaatattgaAGATAGAGAAGATGGGTACATGGAAAATGGCATTGAGGTAGCAAACTCAAAAGGAAGGAGATTCAGATAACAATATTAACGAGAACTCATTGTAAATCTCAAGGCTAATTggttctcttcctctctctctaacAGTTTTGGTCTAATAGCTTTATTTGTATGTATTACTGCAAGAGGTAAAATGGTGTACATGTAGAAAATAATTTGTGCTTAAACTGTTGCAGCAATATTGATGGCCATACATCCCACAGGTATTTTGGAAGAAAGCTAGGCACTTCAGTGAATAAAATTAAGATCATTGGAAGATTGAGACTCTCTCTGTAGTTCTTTCTCCTGTTTTAAAACTTTGACAAGTATCTAATAGTGGTTTATTGGATTGTAATGTATGTAATAGTATACATATTTTGAtcatataattgtaaatattttaagtttcttTCAATTCTATAGCCTTTTCATAAAAAAGATTGATTACTATACTTTTAGTCTCAAGACAACAAATTAATCATGTATCAAAGAAAACAATTAAAGCATATAGTACAACAAATGTGAAGTCTACATGTCTGTATTAGCATGTGGTGAATAGAAAGAGAATAAGCAATAAATACACATAAACTAAATGAGACAAGCCTCATGATACCAAATAATATCTCTTTAATTTGGAAACATTTTAAGGTATGTTCATGTTTTCTAACAAAATGGTTCCTAAGAAGTTaagaagtttttttttctttcttttttttttttttttttcgaatttaagGGTTTGTGTTGATGGTTAGGTAATTGTTGTTGTCAATTTAGTTGTAAAATATTTGTAATAAGTGATAATCGAGTTGTAAAGgcaattgtttttgttttaaatattattttctttatttttaaaaaattaatattttgactACATGTCTAAGTTATTATGCTAACGGGTTtaaggaaaaaataataatattatgttagcATTATTAGTTTCTATAATTTGTCCACCTGAATCTAGCTCTATAAATGCTCTTTATATTCACGTAATTTATAAAGTATTACAGAattgatatataaaaaaatatgtattgatGTGGCATGGAGGCTAGCACAATAGTAATACTAAAAATGAGGCTAGCTTTATGGATCATCATAGTACTGACATCGAGAGGTTGACTTTAATATGATAATGTTTAGAAGAGTAGGACCAtcaaaaaattttgtttttttttagatctatatatatttttttatttgatatatACATGGTAATTACAGTGTATAGGACCTTAGAATATACATGGTAATTCTAGTGTAGAGGTCCTTAAACTATCTCCAAATATTATGTTAAAttcttttaacaaaaaaaaaatattatgttatattccgcaaaaaaaataaacaaactttGTATTTAGCACAATATTTACAATTGTGCTCCAATGCAGAATAATATTTTAAGAGATAAATTGatttaaaacaacaaaatatcaacaaacaataaattaaatatttaaaaattactaatcgttatattttaaataaaatgtatttattaaaatatttcattaataattaatggtaaaagtataattaaaaaagtagtatttattgTGTGCTAAATTTGGCACAATGATATATCTTGTGCTAAATTTAATCCAAtttttaacatgtactaaatttaGCATAATTTTTATAACACACTATTGGAAAAACTTTTTATTGAAAAgtgctaaaaaaataaaagtacacCACCTATTTAATACTTCATTACAAATGATCTTATACCTCATGGTATGAGGTAATT
This Cannabis sativa cultivar Pink pepper isolate KNU-18-1 chromosome 6, ASM2916894v1, whole genome shotgun sequence DNA region includes the following protein-coding sequences:
- the LOC115725442 gene encoding probable receptor-like protein kinase At1g11050; the encoded protein is MEIALGFAFLSLISLSTWGAAAPAPAGNSTACPIDLNYLSRIGWNTTSCRNFKPPAKPKNQSADHPKTPCCQTLLSLFGIGLAQHLKETSQFQLPNVQTSASCLEDFQSKLSSFSNSNGLSLSNDAVSYCFNPVQFVIAPNLCARIQSSDDWVRHLGHTSVLDTACRPDLTDLTSCDGCVAAGFKVQAELTSRDGNTSHANDCWYFAILYAAGIVNEFGPESKGAVSCIFGLSVDSHVGSGNKSRTPLVFGLTGAGVAILVMFSLLGLYFWYDKRWRSKSLEGGTGLEGGFDLDEPGSRPRVRPNTGAIWFKIEELEKATNNFSQKNFIGRGGFGLVYRGVLSDGTSVAVKRIIESDFQGNAEFCNEVDIISNLKHRNLVPLRGCCVVDGGENENYNESESQRYLVYEFMPNGNLDDHLFLQSDIHGGVERPRLTWPQRKSIILDVAKGLAYLHYGVKPAIYHRDIKATNILLDVDMRARVADFGLAKQSREGQSHMTTRVAGTHGYLAPEYALYGQLTEKSDVYSFGVVVLEIMCGRKALDLSSSGSPRAFLITDWVWSLVKAGKVEKALDASLLKNEDSVNSNPKSIMERFVLVGILCAHVMVALRPTIMDALKMLEGDIEVPQLPDRPMPLGHPSFYGNGNTFSISPSLSGPQLHSGDMLR